The following coding sequences are from one Nonlabens arenilitoris window:
- a CDS encoding polysaccharide pyruvyl transferase family protein: MAGTRDYNMPGEWLPCVSCLHQLFDNSYETTQEIGVIFHKKTIQQPSITSKFKEYPSTSNTVDLDALINFIGSSEHIITDSYHAMYWSMLLGKKVAVIPNSSKFYDFKYNPLFTDFDNAIDQVKNATIKDGLLEECRELNRNFAKRAFEYLEVS, encoded by the coding sequence ATGGCAGGAACCAGAGACTACAATATGCCTGGTGAATGGCTACCATGTGTGAGTTGCTTACACCAACTATTTGATAATTCTTATGAAACAACGCAAGAAATAGGTGTAATTTTTCATAAGAAGACAATTCAGCAACCTAGTATAACATCAAAATTTAAAGAATACCCTAGCACCTCCAATACCGTTGACCTTGATGCACTTATAAATTTTATAGGTTCTAGTGAGCACATTATAACAGATAGTTACCATGCGATGTACTGGTCAATGCTATTAGGAAAAAAAGTAGCGGTCATTCCTAATTCTTCTAAATTTTACGATTTTAAATATAATCCTCTATTCACAGATTTTGATAACGCGATAGATCAAGTAAAGAATGCCACGATAAAGGACGGATTGTTAGAGGAATGTCGTGAGCTTAATCGTAATTTTGCAAAAAGAGCTTTTGAATACCTAGAAGTCTCATAA
- a CDS encoding lipopolysaccharide kinase InaA family protein, translating into MKSVYRDSYQYLRPSIEDAITRFNQIGKSLHDGRNVVKVIDVEGESLNFKRFKKPNTINKIVYKFFRKSKAQRSFEYATVLKEKGIGTPDPVAYLEEESLFNFGTSFYISKQLNCDFTYRELINDDSIEDKEQILKEFTRFIYHMHEAGVYFLDNSPGNTLITKVDDHYEFALVDLNRMKFYNIPWDDRLKNFERLSPHKWMYEVMGLEYATLSRKRPEDTISQMWNYTQNFQDAFHRKKRLKKKLKSLINGKN; encoded by the coding sequence ATGAAAAGTGTATATCGAGATTCATATCAATATTTAAGACCTTCTATAGAGGACGCAATAACTCGTTTTAACCAGATAGGAAAATCATTACACGATGGGCGTAACGTGGTTAAAGTGATAGATGTAGAAGGTGAATCTCTTAATTTTAAGAGATTTAAAAAGCCTAATACAATCAATAAAATAGTCTATAAATTTTTCAGAAAATCTAAAGCACAACGCTCCTTTGAGTATGCAACTGTTCTTAAAGAAAAGGGCATAGGCACACCAGATCCTGTCGCTTATCTGGAAGAAGAGTCTTTGTTTAACTTTGGTACTAGTTTTTACATTTCAAAACAATTAAATTGTGATTTTACCTATCGCGAGCTTATCAATGATGACTCGATAGAAGATAAAGAACAGATTTTAAAAGAGTTTACTAGGTTTATCTATCATATGCACGAGGCAGGTGTTTACTTCCTAGATAATTCACCAGGAAACACATTAATCACTAAGGTAGATGATCATTATGAATTTGCTTTGGTCGATTTGAACCGCATGAAGTTTTATAACATTCCATGGGATGATCGTCTCAAAAATTTTGAAAGACTGTCGCCACATAAATGGATGTATGAAGTAATGGGGCTAGAGTATGCTACGCTTTCGCGAAAGCGTCCTGAGGACACCATCTCACAAATGTGGAACTACACACAGAATTTTCAAGACGCCTTTCATCGTAAGAAACGATTGAAAAAAAAGTTGAAATCTTTAATTAACGGAAAGAATTAA
- a CDS encoding glycosyl transferase has product MKLNEIPKSLISSLKMRFKSLEDLRKREADQIPVIITLTTIPSRIGTLHLTIRSLLLQDAQPEKIVLWLNDDFKNRVPKNLSKLVGDVFEIRFSPYLFSHRKLIHSLDAFPDKILVTSDDDLIYPSETLGNLYQSHLKQQGQVVAHNCREITYENGVALPYLKWPFTRKPLRNELLLMPVGAFLVLYPPGILSKDATNIELFTKISPRSDDLWFKTMTILNHKKSVASIIPAPEPIPIWGTQKVALKKTNNNLDQKRVQWEQIEAYYGNELLDIINPDRDDKAITLHNA; this is encoded by the coding sequence ATGAAGTTAAACGAAATACCTAAGTCTTTAATATCGTCATTAAAAATGAGGTTTAAAAGTCTTGAAGATTTAAGGAAAAGAGAAGCTGACCAAATACCCGTAATTATAACTCTAACCACTATACCTAGTAGAATAGGTACCTTACACTTAACCATACGTAGTTTATTACTGCAAGATGCGCAACCTGAGAAAATTGTGTTGTGGCTTAATGACGACTTTAAAAATCGGGTGCCTAAAAATTTAAGTAAACTGGTAGGTGATGTATTTGAAATTAGATTCTCTCCTTATCTATTTTCACATCGCAAATTAATCCATAGTCTAGATGCTTTTCCAGATAAAATACTTGTAACTTCTGACGATGATTTAATCTATCCTAGTGAGACATTAGGTAACTTATATCAATCACATTTAAAGCAACAAGGTCAGGTTGTAGCTCACAATTGCCGTGAAATTACTTATGAGAATGGTGTTGCACTACCATATTTAAAATGGCCTTTTACAAGAAAGCCATTAAGAAATGAGCTGTTGTTAATGCCAGTAGGTGCATTTCTAGTATTATATCCACCAGGTATTTTAAGTAAGGATGCGACAAATATTGAATTATTCACAAAAATATCGCCGCGCAGTGATGATTTATGGTTTAAAACGATGACCATTCTTAATCACAAGAAATCTGTAGCATCAATTATTCCTGCACCAGAGCCTATACCTATTTGGGGAACGCAAAAAGTCGCTTTAAAAAAGACTAATAATAATTTAGATCAAAAACGTGTTCAATGGGAACAGATTGAAGCGTATTATGGCAATGAGTTATTAGATATTATTAATCCAGACCGCGACGATAAAGCCATAACTTTACATAACGCATAA
- a CDS encoding glycosyltransferase family 2 protein, giving the protein MSKVSLSAIVPAYNEAHNIVEVLKSVDFCDEVILVDSNSTDNTIELAQPYITKLLTREYVHSASQKNWAIPQAKHEWILLVDADERVTPALREEILTLLETIDDREEVGYWMKRRNFFMGKQIRHSGWKNDRVIRLFKKSKCKYVDKHVHSEIEADGKVGWLENKLLHYKYISIDHHVDKLQRYAGLQARDFDKKVGKITAFHMVIKPMWGFTKHYFVQLGFLDGFVGFSIAYLRSYGIFMRYVKLWLYRRGLD; this is encoded by the coding sequence ATGTCTAAAGTTTCATTATCTGCTATAGTACCTGCATACAATGAGGCACATAATATTGTTGAAGTTTTAAAAAGCGTTGACTTTTGTGATGAAGTCATTCTAGTGGACAGTAATAGCACTGATAACACTATAGAACTAGCACAACCCTATATTACAAAGTTATTGACTAGAGAGTATGTGCATAGTGCTTCTCAAAAAAACTGGGCTATACCACAGGCAAAGCATGAGTGGATTCTATTAGTAGATGCAGATGAGCGAGTAACACCTGCATTAAGAGAAGAAATACTGACGCTACTAGAAACTATAGATGATCGTGAAGAAGTAGGCTACTGGATGAAGCGTCGCAACTTCTTTATGGGTAAACAGATACGCCATAGTGGATGGAAAAATGATCGTGTTATACGTCTTTTCAAAAAATCTAAATGTAAATATGTAGACAAGCACGTACATTCAGAAATTGAAGCTGATGGTAAAGTAGGCTGGCTAGAAAATAAACTATTACACTACAAATACATCAGTATCGATCATCACGTGGATAAGCTGCAGCGATATGCTGGTTTACAAGCCCGTGATTTTGACAAAAAGGTAGGTAAGATTACCGCTTTTCATATGGTTATTAAGCCCATGTGGGGTTTTACAAAACATTATTTTGTACAACTAGGGTTTTTAGATGGCTTTGTAGGGTTCTCTATCGCCTACTTAAGAAGCTATGGTATTTTTATGCGTTATGTAAAGTTATGGCTTTATCGTCGCGGTCTGGATTAA
- a CDS encoding glycosyltransferase family 2 protein gives MIENPSISVVISTYNSVEWLEKTLWSYEHQIFREFEIVIADDGSGQETKDFIDNYRTISSKPIIHVWHEDNGFQKSEILNKALMACTSSYVVMTDGDCIAREDFLQIHYERRSPGYFLSGGYYKLPLDLSQSITKEDIATQKCFDLKWLKKHGLPSSYKNQKLTSGFVQAGVMERLTPTNASWNGHNSSGWLKDLKAVNGFDERMQYGGQDRELGERLFNHGIKSKQIRYSAICLHLDHARGYKNQESIDKNLAIRKATRNEKKDFTPYGIVKDS, from the coding sequence ATGATAGAAAATCCGTCTATATCTGTTGTCATTAGTACATATAACTCAGTAGAATGGTTAGAGAAGACCTTGTGGAGTTATGAGCATCAAATTTTTAGAGAATTTGAAATTGTAATTGCAGATGATGGAAGTGGTCAAGAGACAAAAGACTTTATTGATAATTATAGAACCATTTCTTCAAAACCTATTATACACGTCTGGCACGAGGATAATGGTTTTCAAAAAAGTGAGATTCTTAATAAGGCATTGATGGCCTGTACTTCTTCATATGTAGTTATGACTGATGGCGATTGTATTGCAAGAGAAGATTTTTTACAGATCCATTATGAGCGCCGTTCGCCAGGATATTTTTTATCGGGTGGATATTATAAATTACCATTAGACTTATCGCAATCCATTACTAAAGAAGATATTGCAACACAAAAATGTTTTGATTTGAAATGGTTGAAGAAGCACGGATTACCTTCTTCTTATAAAAATCAAAAGCTCACTTCTGGGTTTGTACAGGCAGGTGTTATGGAACGATTAACGCCTACTAATGCTAGCTGGAATGGTCATAACTCTAGCGGCTGGTTAAAGGATTTAAAAGCTGTTAATGGTTTTGATGAGCGTATGCAATATGGAGGACAAGATCGCGAGCTGGGAGAACGATTATTTAATCATGGTATTAAATCTAAACAGATTAGATATAGTGCTATATGTCTTCATTTAGATCATGCACGTGGTTATAAAAACCAAGAATCAATTGACAAAAATCTAGCAATAAGAAAAGCAACACGTAATGAAAAGAAAGACTTTACACCTTATGGAATTGTAAAAGATTCTTAA
- a CDS encoding glycosyltransferase family 9 protein translates to MNILLIQYKMIGDVLTSTIIAEQLKIIYPDAQIHYLISKTALAVVEGNTAIDKFICVDNNEFDSWRGIITLARKLKKNNYSISIDAYGKNNSALLSRLVGAVQRIGYKKWFAPWTYTTAIKNSPDPAIYKTGLSLGSRMLLTTPLTNEVKWNLLPKIYLTDTEKLDGKKWLSENGLDLNLPITMVSALGSSKDKTLPLSYMAQIVDHLVQMTSSQMLFNYLPSQKDEAYKIYDACLPETQKHIFIKAITPSLRDYIKVLYHCTTVIGNEGGAINMGKALDISSFSIFSPWINKRSWNAGEDGKKHITVHLKEVKPELYGTKKASAFKKHAQELYQKFQPELMTDQLKTFVEENY, encoded by the coding sequence GTGAATATACTGCTCATTCAATATAAAATGATAGGTGATGTACTGACCAGTACCATCATCGCAGAGCAGTTAAAAATCATTTATCCAGACGCTCAAATTCATTATCTTATTTCTAAAACAGCTCTTGCTGTTGTAGAAGGTAACACAGCTATTGATAAATTTATCTGTGTAGATAACAATGAGTTTGATAGCTGGAGAGGTATTATCACGCTTGCGCGGAAGCTCAAAAAAAACAACTATTCTATTTCCATTGATGCCTATGGAAAAAATAACAGTGCATTACTATCTAGACTAGTAGGCGCTGTTCAAAGAATAGGATATAAAAAGTGGTTTGCACCATGGACTTATACAACTGCTATCAAAAATAGTCCTGATCCTGCAATTTATAAAACAGGATTATCCCTAGGTAGTCGTATGCTACTTACAACACCATTGACAAATGAAGTAAAATGGAATTTACTACCTAAAATCTATCTTACCGATACTGAAAAGCTGGATGGCAAAAAATGGTTGTCAGAAAACGGACTTGATTTGAACTTACCTATCACTATGGTGAGTGCATTAGGTTCTAGTAAGGATAAGACTTTACCATTATCGTATATGGCACAGATAGTAGACCATTTAGTACAAATGACGAGTAGTCAAATGCTTTTCAACTACCTACCATCACAAAAAGATGAAGCGTATAAAATATATGATGCCTGTCTACCTGAAACGCAAAAACACATTTTTATAAAGGCTATTACTCCTAGTTTACGCGATTATATAAAAGTTCTTTACCATTGTACTACTGTTATAGGTAATGAAGGTGGTGCTATCAATATGGGAAAAGCACTGGACATATCTAGTTTTTCAATATTTAGTCCTTGGATCAACAAACGTTCATGGAACGCTGGCGAAGACGGGAAAAAACATATCACTGTTCATCTTAAAGAAGTAAAGCCAGAACTTTATGGTACAAAAAAAGCGAGCGCTTTTAAAAAACACGCGCAAGAGCTATATCAAAAGTTTCAACCAGAATTAATGACTGATCAACTAAAAACGTTTGTAGAAGAAAATTATTAA
- a CDS encoding 2,3,4,5-tetrahydropyridine-2,6-dicarboxylate N-succinyltransferase — protein sequence MDQLQNVIEAAWDDRSQLENAVTQSAIREVVEMLDRGTLRVAEPTDDGWVVNEWIKKAVVLYFPIQKMETIECGPLEFHDKIPLKTGYADKGIRVVPHAVARHGAYISKGVIMMPSYINIGAYVDEGTMVDTWATVGSCAQIGKNVHLSGGVGIGGVLEPLQAAPVIIEDGAFIGSRCIVVEGVHVEKEAVLGANVVLTMSTKIIDVTGDEPVEMKGRVPERSVVIPGSYAKEFPSGTYNVPCALIIGKRKESTNKKTSLNDALREYNVAV from the coding sequence TTGGATCAATTACAAAACGTTATAGAAGCAGCATGGGATGATCGTTCCCAGCTAGAAAATGCAGTGACACAATCTGCTATTAGAGAAGTAGTAGAAATGCTAGATCGCGGTACCTTGCGAGTAGCAGAACCTACTGACGATGGATGGGTCGTAAACGAATGGATTAAAAAAGCAGTAGTCCTTTATTTCCCTATACAGAAAATGGAGACTATTGAATGTGGCCCATTAGAATTTCACGATAAAATTCCGCTTAAAACTGGATATGCAGATAAAGGAATACGTGTTGTACCACATGCCGTTGCTAGACATGGTGCTTATATTTCAAAAGGTGTGATAATGATGCCTAGTTATATCAATATAGGTGCATATGTTGATGAAGGCACTATGGTTGATACTTGGGCAACAGTAGGTAGCTGTGCACAAATAGGTAAAAACGTGCACTTAAGTGGTGGCGTAGGTATCGGTGGTGTTTTAGAGCCTTTACAAGCCGCACCAGTAATTATAGAAGATGGCGCGTTTATAGGATCTAGATGCATCGTTGTAGAAGGAGTGCATGTAGAAAAAGAAGCCGTACTAGGTGCAAACGTTGTACTTACAATGAGTACAAAGATTATCGATGTTACCGGAGATGAGCCTGTCGAAATGAAAGGTCGTGTCCCTGAAAGATCTGTAGTGATTCCTGGTAGTTATGCAAAAGAGTTTCCTTCTGGAACTTATAATGTACCATGTGCTTTAATCATAGGTAAACGCAAAGAAAGTACTAATAAAAAGACTTCCTTGAACGACGCATTGCGTGAGTATAATGTTGCAGTATAG
- the ruvX gene encoding Holliday junction resolvase RuvX, translating into MSRILAIDYGKKRTGIAVTDPMQIIASGLTTVATHELFAFLERYLKSEDVETIVIGEPKQMDYTDSELGSVIHAFAKALQEKYPHIIIERVDERFTSKMAFQTMIDSGLSKSKRRNKALVDEIAATIILQTFMDKKSPFN; encoded by the coding sequence ATGAGTAGAATACTGGCTATAGATTATGGTAAAAAACGAACTGGCATCGCGGTAACAGATCCTATGCAAATTATTGCCTCTGGTCTGACTACTGTTGCCACGCACGAGTTGTTTGCTTTTCTAGAAAGGTATTTAAAATCAGAGGATGTAGAGACCATCGTTATAGGTGAACCTAAACAGATGGATTATACAGATAGTGAGCTGGGCAGTGTTATTCACGCTTTCGCGAAAGCGTTACAAGAAAAATATCCTCATATAATTATTGAAAGAGTGGATGAACGGTTTACTTCAAAAATGGCATTTCAAACCATGATAGATAGTGGATTAAGTAAGTCTAAACGTAGAAATAAGGCGCTAGTAGATGAAATAGCAGCTACTATCATATTGCAAACATTTATGGACAAGAAAAGTCCTTTTAATTAA
- the def gene encoding peptide deformylase: MIYPIVAYGDPVLRKVAKDITPDYPNLDKVLENMWETMYGASGVGLAAPQVGMPIRIFLVDTSPFGDDPDLTPEEQKQLGSFKKAFINAHIVEENGEEWAFNEGCLSIPNVREDVFRPEEVTIRYCDENFREVTETYTGLMARVIQHEYDHIEGILFTDKISSLKKRLIKGKLANISKGKVSIDYRMRFPEVKGRK, from the coding sequence ATGATTTATCCTATAGTCGCTTATGGCGATCCAGTATTAAGAAAAGTAGCAAAGGATATCACACCTGACTATCCTAATCTAGATAAGGTTCTAGAAAATATGTGGGAAACCATGTATGGTGCAAGTGGAGTAGGGCTAGCGGCGCCACAGGTAGGGATGCCTATTCGTATTTTTTTAGTAGATACATCACCTTTTGGCGATGATCCAGATCTTACTCCAGAAGAACAAAAGCAGTTAGGTTCTTTTAAAAAGGCTTTTATCAACGCACATATTGTCGAAGAAAATGGCGAAGAATGGGCTTTTAATGAAGGTTGTCTAAGTATTCCTAACGTTAGGGAAGATGTTTTTAGACCAGAAGAGGTGACCATTAGATATTGTGATGAGAATTTTAGGGAAGTGACAGAAACTTATACTGGATTAATGGCTAGAGTGATACAACATGAATATGATCATATTGAAGGGATTTTATTCACGGATAAAATATCTTCTCTAAAAAAGCGATTAATAAAAGGGAAACTTGCTAATATTTCTAAAGGAAAAGTGAGTATCGATTACCGCATGCGATTTCCAGAAGTGAAAGGAAGAAAATAA
- a CDS encoding DUF5606 domain-containing protein, whose protein sequence is MSLENILSVTGKPGLYQLKTKTRNGFVVESLIDKKTAIIGINHNVSVLKDISIYTYETEVPLKEVFQKIAEKENQGPSINHKVSKNELQSYFSEVLPNYDEDRVYASDIKKVVQWYNLLQSNDLLSSLSQEEE, encoded by the coding sequence ATGAGTTTAGAAAACATTTTATCAGTTACGGGTAAGCCAGGTTTATATCAATTAAAGACTAAGACACGTAATGGTTTTGTAGTCGAATCATTAATCGATAAAAAAACAGCTATTATAGGAATCAATCATAACGTGAGTGTTCTTAAAGATATCTCTATTTACACTTATGAGACTGAAGTGCCTCTTAAGGAAGTGTTTCAAAAGATTGCCGAAAAAGAAAATCAAGGTCCTTCTATTAACCATAAGGTAAGTAAGAATGAGCTGCAATCATATTTTAGTGAAGTATTACCAAATTATGATGAAGACCGTGTCTATGCTAGTGATATTAAAAAGGTAGTACAGTGGTATAACCTGCTTCAGTCTAATGATCTATTGTCTTCTTTAAGTCAGGAAGAAGAGTAG
- a CDS encoding DUF6048 family protein yields MIYTLRYVTNILFLLIGFIALSQTQESTAIDSVQYKRTYGLRVGIDAASLIRTGIDPEYNGFQILGDYRIKDRLYIAGEIGNENLDRNSDRIDFKTSGSYFKAGIDYNLYQNWLDMDNMIYFGARLGAANFSQNLLRYDYAQDNSYFPVFTNAVNREFKGLTALWLEIQLGIKVEVLPNLYMVANMQLKRMITEKTPENFDNLYVPGFGKTYDTGEIGVGYTYGIMYRIPFFKK; encoded by the coding sequence ATGATATACACATTGAGATACGTCACTAATATATTATTTCTACTCATAGGTTTTATAGCGTTATCGCAAACGCAAGAATCAACTGCCATTGATAGTGTACAATATAAACGCACTTATGGATTGCGAGTAGGAATAGATGCGGCCAGTTTAATACGTACTGGAATTGATCCAGAATATAATGGATTTCAAATCTTAGGAGACTATAGAATTAAGGACAGATTATATATCGCTGGCGAAATAGGTAATGAAAACCTAGATCGCAATTCTGATAGAATAGATTTTAAAACTAGTGGTTCTTATTTTAAAGCTGGTATCGATTATAACCTTTACCAAAACTGGTTAGATATGGATAACATGATTTACTTTGGTGCGCGACTGGGCGCGGCAAATTTCTCACAGAACTTGTTAAGGTATGATTATGCTCAAGATAATAGCTATTTCCCTGTATTTACTAATGCTGTGAATAGAGAGTTTAAAGGGTTAACAGCTCTTTGGTTAGAAATTCAATTAGGTATTAAAGTTGAAGTATTACCTAATCTGTACATGGTTGCAAATATGCAATTAAAGAGAATGATCACAGAAAAAACGCCTGAAAATTTTGACAATTTATACGTTCCTGGATTTGGAAAAACTTATGATACTGGTGAAATAGGTGTCGGTTATACCTATGGAATTATGTATCGCATCCCGTTTTTTAAGAAGTGA
- a CDS encoding DUF6452 family protein, with protein MKKYKYPFILSIILLIAGTSSCEKDDLCDPSLSVTPRLIIKFTDIGNPDESKTVEQLQIREIGFTGFAPLNSEGSTLLTAVDSIAIPLRTDSNNTSYEFFLDDDDGTNIDSIDFNYNLDEIYINRACGFKVVYNELSAIKLPEPAGEEWIINIQVVTPEVTSNNDIHIEIRH; from the coding sequence ATGAAGAAATATAAATATCCTTTTATACTAAGTATTATCCTTTTAATAGCTGGTACATCCAGCTGTGAAAAAGATGATTTATGTGATCCTTCTTTAAGCGTGACACCACGTTTGATTATAAAATTTACAGACATAGGTAATCCAGACGAATCTAAGACAGTAGAGCAATTACAAATACGAGAGATAGGTTTTACAGGGTTTGCCCCTTTAAATAGTGAAGGCTCAACATTACTTACCGCTGTTGACTCTATAGCCATACCTTTAAGAACTGATAGTAATAATACTAGCTATGAATTTTTCTTAGACGATGATGACGGTACTAATATAGACAGCATAGATTTTAATTATAACCTAGATGAAATTTATATCAATCGAGCATGCGGCTTTAAAGTAGTTTATAATGAATTAAGCGCTATTAAACTACCAGAGCCTGCAGGCGAGGAATGGATTATTAATATACAAGTAGTTACACCAGAAGTAACATCAAATAATGATATACACATTGAGATACGTCACTAA
- a CDS encoding TlpA family protein disulfide reductase: MNKILFIAFIMVGLMACNDNQINDSTTKEAQVSGRITAVESIAVPEKLIAYLYNESKADYDKIDIEVAPDGSFTSTLPVDRTMSISIYGDYGVQLLTSPGDSIFITTDARFENVTYNGKGGDVNTALTAYKDNNPTEKLLESEEILSPQDYALLLDSIFTEVQSYNKNFLANHDQQVLQDYVKSEEAFLVPAKKLAYALYSPQGAVALKDSTFTITFNNLPKYKKEYDLNTNNPAMVANYLGYVWEVDALENTTESREEAFMNHLLLLENNDYLKKKILQSKVMNMLEDNKITFYENYRNKIDQVFNGTPIYTTVSKKYDDVKKLLNNPEIPADAELLTFKSEDATQFIDEIIENANGKVIYIDNWATWCGPCKSEFKNASPKLHEKFKDDVEFVYLCHQSKEAGYVPSIAKFKIAGKHYFLTEDQSRPIFKQINLEGFPTYTIINKNGEIVLSDYIHRPSYAKTSEILTGLINEEI; encoded by the coding sequence ATGAATAAAATTCTCTTTATCGCTTTTATCATGGTGGGTTTAATGGCTTGTAATGACAACCAGATAAACGATTCTACTACTAAGGAAGCTCAAGTATCTGGTAGGATAACTGCTGTAGAATCTATAGCTGTGCCAGAAAAACTTATTGCTTATTTATATAATGAATCCAAAGCAGACTATGATAAAATTGATATTGAGGTAGCACCAGATGGTAGCTTTACATCTACACTACCAGTGGATAGAACAATGAGCATATCTATATATGGAGATTATGGAGTGCAATTGTTGACTAGTCCTGGTGATTCTATATTCATTACAACAGATGCTAGGTTTGAAAATGTAACTTACAATGGAAAAGGTGGCGATGTTAACACAGCACTTACTGCTTATAAAGACAACAATCCGACAGAGAAATTACTAGAATCAGAAGAAATCTTATCTCCACAAGATTATGCTTTATTACTAGACAGTATATTTACCGAGGTACAATCTTATAATAAGAATTTTCTAGCTAACCATGATCAGCAAGTTTTACAAGATTATGTAAAGTCTGAAGAGGCATTTTTAGTACCCGCAAAAAAACTCGCTTATGCTCTTTACAGTCCGCAAGGAGCTGTTGCATTAAAGGATAGTACATTTACAATTACCTTTAACAACTTACCTAAGTACAAGAAAGAATATGACCTTAATACCAATAACCCAGCGATGGTTGCTAATTACCTAGGTTATGTATGGGAAGTAGATGCCTTAGAAAACACAACCGAGTCAAGAGAAGAAGCTTTTATGAATCACTTGTTATTACTAGAAAACAATGATTATCTTAAAAAGAAAATTTTACAAAGTAAAGTGATGAATATGTTAGAAGATAACAAAATCACTTTTTATGAAAACTATAGAAATAAAATTGATCAGGTATTCAATGGCACTCCTATTTACACCACTGTATCAAAGAAATATGACGACGTAAAAAAACTACTTAATAACCCAGAAATACCTGCAGATGCAGAGCTTTTAACTTTTAAATCTGAAGATGCTACTCAATTCATAGATGAAATTATAGAAAACGCTAATGGTAAAGTGATCTATATCGATAATTGGGCAACATGGTGTGGACCATGTAAGAGTGAGTTTAAAAATGCCTCTCCAAAACTACATGAAAAATTTAAGGATGACGTTGAATTTGTGTATTTATGCCATCAAAGTAAAGAGGCTGGATATGTGCCATCCATAGCTAAATTTAAAATTGCTGGTAAACATTACTTTTTAACTGAAGATCAATCTAGACCTATTTTTAAACAAATAAATCTAGAAGGTTTTCCTACTTACACGATTATAAATAAAAACGGAGAAATTGTTTTATCAGACTATATCCACAGACCTAGTTATGCCAAAACGTCAGAGATTCTTACAGGACTAATTAATGAAGAAATATAA